CAGTACGGACCCGGTGCCATTATGAACGGGAGCGGTTCCCACCATACCTGGGGAGCTTTAGGCTACTGGCTGAGCGCCCGGATGCGCTTTTTTAACGCTCTGGGCTGGACTCAGATTGTTCACAACCCGGACAGTTGGGAAGGCTGGTTTTGGGGGGGCATGCACCACTGGGGGTTCAGCGCCCACAACGGCGGAGGGGAGAGTTATAATACCGTGGAGGACTGCCTGCAGAACGCCGAAATGGTGGTCTTTTGGTCCAGTGACCCGGAATCCACTTCCGGAGTTTATGGCGCTCATGAGGGAACCATCCGCCGCCAGTGGCTCAAGGAGCTGGGTATTCCCATGGTTCATATCGACCCTTTCTTTAACCATACTGCGGCCCTGCTGGGCGGTAAATGGCTGGCCCCCAAGCCGGCCACGGACAGCGCTATGATCTGCGCCATCGCCTATGTTTGGATCAGCGAGAACCTATATGACAAAGACTATGTGGAGAAGAGAACCACCGGTTTCGACAAATGGCAGGATTATGTCCTGGGTAAAGAGGACGGCATACCTAAAACACCGGAATGGCAGGAAGCTGAAACCGGCGTGCCCGCTAAAGATGTTAGGGCTTTAGCCAGAGAATGGGGCAAAAAAAAGACCTATCTGGCAGCCGGCGGTATCCACGGCTTCGGCGGTGCCTGCCGCAGCGCAACGGGAACAGACTGGGCCCGGGGTATGATCTACCTGATGGCCATGCAGGGTCTGGGCAAGCCGGGCGTCAATATGGGCGGTATGCAGCAGGGAACCCCCGTGGATACCCGCTTTTTCTTCCCGGGTTATTCCGAAGGCGGTATGTCCGGAGACCTCTTTGGGACAGGAGCTGCCGTCAGCATGTATCAGCGCCTGCCTTCCGCTCCATCCGTCAATTCTGTGAAGCAGATTGTACCCCGTCTTAAAATTCCCGAAGCCATTATGGACGGACATTGCGAGGGGTATCCAACGGATCCCTCGACTATCGAAGGCCAGTTCTTTAAATTTGCTTATCCGGCTCCCGGCTATTCCCCGGTGAAAATGTATTACAAATATGGGGGCTCCCACTTCGGCACCATGTGCGATACCAACCGCTATGTCAAGATGTATGCCACGGAAAGCCTGGAGTTTGTAGTGAATCAAGGGATCTGGTTCGAGGGGGAAACGAAGTTTGCCGACATTATCTTACCCGCCTGCACCAACTTTGAACGCTGGGACATCAGCGAATTTGCCAATTGCGGAGGGTATATCCAGCATTCCTTCACCCAGGTCAACCACCGGGTGGCTGTGGTTCAGCATAAATGCATCGAGCCCTTGGGCGAGTCCAAGTCCGACTTCCAAATCTTCTCGGATTTGTCTAAACGCTTAGGCCTTGGTACGGTGTTCTCCGAGGGCAGTAACGAATTTGATTGGTGCAAGCGTTACTTCCATGCCACGGATCTGCCTTACAATGTTTCCTGGAAGAACTTCCTGAAAAAAGGCTATTACGTGGTTCCGCCCCTGCCGGAAAGCCGCCGGGACCCCGTGGCCTTCCGCTGGTATGCCGAAGACCGTCTCAAGGACACGCCGGAGCTGACTCCGCTGCCCGGAGATTATAGCGGGGAGTACAAACGGGGATTAGGAACCCAAAGCGGGAAGCTGGAGTTTGAATCCTCAAGCCTCAAACGCTTTGACCCCAACGACCCTGAACGCCCGCCGGTTATGAAATATAATCCCTCTTGGGAAGGCCCCCACAGTGAGCTTTATCAGAAGTATCCTTTGCTGCTGCTTTCTCCCCATCCCCGCTTCACTTTCCACACTCAGAGCGATGGCAAAGACAGCACCCTCAACGACATCAAAGACCATCGCGTCCTGATCGATGGTTATTATTACTGGATCATCCGGGTTAATCCGGACGACGCCAGGGCCCGGGGCATTAAGGAAAATGACCTGATTAAAGCCTATAACGACCGGGGAGCCGTTATTCTGGCTGCCCAATTGTCTCAGCGGATCCGCCCGGGCACCGTGCATTCCTACGAGTCTTCTGCTAATTACGATCCCATCGGTAAGCCTGGAAAATCCCCTGATCGGGGAGGGTGTATCAACCAGCTCACCTCCAGCCGCATGATGATTAAGAAATCTCATAGCGGTGCCTATAATTCCTGTCTCGTTCAAATTGAAAAGTGGAATGGAGAGGGGGAGGAGCTATGAAAAAATGGCATTTAATCATCGATGTGGAAAAATGCGAAGATTGTAATAACTGCTTTCTGGCTTGTAAAGATGAGCATGTAGGGAATGACTGGCCCGGCTATACCCTGGCCCAGCCTCTTCACGGCCAGCGCTGGATGAATATTGAGCGCCGGGAACGAGGGCAATATCCTTTAATTGATGCAGCCTATCGGCCGACCCCCTGCATGCAGTGCAGTAATCCTCCCTGTGTTAAAGCAGGAAAGGGGAGTATAAGCCAGCGGCCGGACGGTATTGTTCAGATTGACCCCGTCAAAGCCAAGGGACTGAAAGAGGTTGTTAAGGCATGTCCCTATAACGCCATCTACTGGAATGAAGAGTTACAAGTTCCCCAGAAGTGTACTTTTTGCGCTCACCTCCTGGATGAGGGCTGGAAGCAGCCTCGCTGCGTTCAAGCCTGCCCGACAGGTGCCCTGCGGGCAGAGCAGGTTGAAGAATCCCTGCTCAATGACCTGATTGAATCCCAGCAGCTGGAGGTGCTCCACCCGGAATGGGGGACTCATCCTGCCGTCTATTACAAAAATCTCTACCGTTTTAATAAGTGCTTTCTTGCCGGAAGTGTAGCAAGAATGCACAATGGAGCTGAGGATTGCGTTCAGGGGGCAAGGGTAAAGCTTTTCCGGGACAGTCAACAGCTTTGTGAAACAGAGACCGATGCTTTTGGTGACTTCAAAATTGACAGACTTGAGGAGAACAGCGGCAAGTATCGTCTGGAAATTGAGTTTGAAGGCAGCAGCAAGCGCATTGAGGATATTGAGTTTCAGGCAAGTCTGAATTTGGGTGTGATTAACCTTTAGAAACGGGCAGCGGAGACTAAATTAATGAGAAAACCTTACGAGAGATCGTGAGGTTTTTTCTTACAATTGGGCTTTATGCTGATGTTGCGGCAGCATTCCCAAGGGTGAAGAGGGGACGTGTCCGGGCCGGGCAGTTTGGGGTCCCTGGGCCGGGCAGTTTCGCCACATCCGCGCACCGCAGCATTCCGAGGCTGGCCCACGCGCGGCCGCGGGAGCTCAGCCAAACCTCTGGGTAATACTTGGAGTGAACCTGGCTTCGCAATCCCCGCAGCCGCTTGTGGGCTTTTATCGCCTCTCCATGCAATGGGTTTGCTTCTGTGGACGAAGCTGCCCTGGCTTTCAGGTCTATGGGGGGCTTTAGACTGTCTTGGGGGGATTAGGGTTGCTTTTTCAGAGTAGCCGTTCATGCCGCGGTGAGGCACCAGCGGATGATGAAAATTGCTAAAGAATCCGAAGTCTAACCCGAGCCCCCAAAGTTCAGCTTCCGCTCCCAATAAACTGCAGAGGGAGCGCTTTTTCAGCTAAGCGGATGCGTGAGTGGAGCCGCGATAAGACGAGCGCCGACGGTTCGCGTCCCCGCAGCGCGCCGCAGGGACTAGTCCACGGATGGACTGATGCCGCGGTGCCCGAAGACACTGTCTTCGCACGGATTAACATAGCTAGAAAAGCGCTCCGCCCCAGAGATGGACAGAAGAACCGACCCGCTGTCTACCCAGGAAGCTTTTTTCAGGGTGGCCGTCTATGCCGTTGCCGCAGAACTGATACAATACTGAATCACTTAACAATACATTTCTTAATTAAAGAGGGAGCGTTAAATAAACAGCTTTTTTCCGCTCTTTTGAGTTAATCCAATACGTTTTTGTATCAAAGACAGTGGATGGGATTATAAAGGTACTGAATTTTAAAGCATTTCAGGCTGGCATAGTATTTGCAATTACAAGAATAATAAGTTCAAGAATTCTTAACTGAAAATTTATTTTGAAGACTCAAAAAGAAAGGCGTGATTTTTTGTGATGCTAGAGCAGGCTAAGGAAACCCAGCAGCTTTTCATCGATATTGACGAAGGGAGGATTCCGAAAAGAGTACCGGTTTATACCTGGATGGATATTACCTACATTATGCAGTACGCCGGAGAAGATTTGCGAAGAATTCAATGGGATGTGGACAAGTTTAAAGACATGATTGAAGTGGGGGCTAAATCTTTCCAATCCGATATCAACCCTGCTACCTTTACTCGCATCATGCCTGTATACAATATTCTTGGCGCGGAGAATTTTCGCATGTCTTCCTCAGGTCAGATCCAGCACCCGGAAGTGGTAGGAATGAAGCCGGAGGAATATGATGAGCTGATTGCTGATCCCTATAAGTTTACCCATGACAAAGTACTGCCTCGTTTGTATAAAAACCTGGACACCAATCCTGTGAAGCGGTCCATGGTTTTTGCCAAAGCTATGAAAGCCCATAGCGACATTTACGGTCAGATCTTCCCTCATCACGATTTGATGGCAGAAAAATATGGTTTGGCATATGACAGGGTGGGCTGTCAGTCCATCGCTCCTTTTGATCAAATCGCGGACCAGTTCAGAAGTTTCAGCGGCATTAGCATCGATATCCGCAGGTGTCCGGACAAAGTGATGGAGGCTTGTGAAGCCGTGCTGCCGATGATGATCAAAGCCGGAATCAAGCCCCACTCTTCCAAACAAAAACGGACCTTCATACCCCTTCACATGGCGCCTTATCTCAGGCAAGCCGACTTTGAAAAAATTTACTGGCCGACCTTTAAGAAACTGGTAGAAGCATTATGTGCTGCCGGTGCCTACCCCTTATTGTTTGTGGAACAGGATTGGAGCCGCTTCCTTGATCATTTGAATGAATTGCCGGCAGGAGTACAAATGATGTTCGAATACGGAGATCCTAAAACCATCAAAGAAAAAGTCGGGAAAAAACATATTATATCCGGACTTTACCCGTTAACCTTGCTGTCCGGTGGAACGAAAAAAGAATGTATTGGCAAGGCGAAAGAGATTATCGATATTCTGGCTCCTGGCGGCAATTATATATTTACCTTTGATAAAGTTGCTTTAAATCAAGTTGACGCTAATCCGGAAAACATCATTGCCGTCAACGAGTTTGTTAAAGAATATGCTGTCTATTAATTTTCGTTTTTAATTGGATGGAAAAACCAGATTATTGCCCTTTATCGAATCGCTAAAAAGGAGGAAATGAAATGGAATTCAAATCGGAATACTACACTTCTTGGTCGGATTATCTGGAACAGAATGAAGTCAGTAA
This Desulfosporosinus orientis DSM 765 DNA region includes the following protein-coding sequences:
- a CDS encoding molybdopterin-dependent oxidoreductase encodes the protein MSLKQMQFDLTLFALDKMLNRAAGKYPEIRSSLKEKDAVIQMKLRDNSQARHYLIQGGKVHSSAGLHPSPDCTMSFESAEIAARLLKPNFDMLEFVNAAKNFQMELIGADEYVIWFAEILKMMMSPITEYGQAMGNGITRYTNNTNGGPVFVYVKDGKIIRITPIEFDEEDAESWTIRARGKSFTPPRKTTVNQHTLAWKSMIYSKDRLLYPMKRVDFDPNGERNPQNRGISGYERISWDEAYDIVAGEIRRVKQQYGPGAIMNGSGSHHTWGALGYWLSARMRFFNALGWTQIVHNPDSWEGWFWGGMHHWGFSAHNGGGESYNTVEDCLQNAEMVVFWSSDPESTSGVYGAHEGTIRRQWLKELGIPMVHIDPFFNHTAALLGGKWLAPKPATDSAMICAIAYVWISENLYDKDYVEKRTTGFDKWQDYVLGKEDGIPKTPEWQEAETGVPAKDVRALAREWGKKKTYLAAGGIHGFGGACRSATGTDWARGMIYLMAMQGLGKPGVNMGGMQQGTPVDTRFFFPGYSEGGMSGDLFGTGAAVSMYQRLPSAPSVNSVKQIVPRLKIPEAIMDGHCEGYPTDPSTIEGQFFKFAYPAPGYSPVKMYYKYGGSHFGTMCDTNRYVKMYATESLEFVVNQGIWFEGETKFADIILPACTNFERWDISEFANCGGYIQHSFTQVNHRVAVVQHKCIEPLGESKSDFQIFSDLSKRLGLGTVFSEGSNEFDWCKRYFHATDLPYNVSWKNFLKKGYYVVPPLPESRRDPVAFRWYAEDRLKDTPELTPLPGDYSGEYKRGLGTQSGKLEFESSSLKRFDPNDPERPPVMKYNPSWEGPHSELYQKYPLLLLSPHPRFTFHTQSDGKDSTLNDIKDHRVLIDGYYYWIIRVNPDDARARGIKENDLIKAYNDRGAVILAAQLSQRIRPGTVHSYESSANYDPIGKPGKSPDRGGCINQLTSSRMMIKKSHSGAYNSCLVQIEKWNGEGEEL
- a CDS encoding 4Fe-4S dicluster domain-containing protein, encoding MKKWHLIIDVEKCEDCNNCFLACKDEHVGNDWPGYTLAQPLHGQRWMNIERRERGQYPLIDAAYRPTPCMQCSNPPCVKAGKGSISQRPDGIVQIDPVKAKGLKEVVKACPYNAIYWNEELQVPQKCTFCAHLLDEGWKQPRCVQACPTGALRAEQVEESLLNDLIESQQLEVLHPEWGTHPAVYYKNLYRFNKCFLAGSVARMHNGAEDCVQGARVKLFRDSQQLCETETDAFGDFKIDRLEENSGKYRLEIEFEGSSKRIEDIEFQASLNLGVINL
- a CDS encoding uroporphyrinogen decarboxylase family protein, with amino-acid sequence MLEQAKETQQLFIDIDEGRIPKRVPVYTWMDITYIMQYAGEDLRRIQWDVDKFKDMIEVGAKSFQSDINPATFTRIMPVYNILGAENFRMSSSGQIQHPEVVGMKPEEYDELIADPYKFTHDKVLPRLYKNLDTNPVKRSMVFAKAMKAHSDIYGQIFPHHDLMAEKYGLAYDRVGCQSIAPFDQIADQFRSFSGISIDIRRCPDKVMEACEAVLPMMIKAGIKPHSSKQKRTFIPLHMAPYLRQADFEKIYWPTFKKLVEALCAAGAYPLLFVEQDWSRFLDHLNELPAGVQMMFEYGDPKTIKEKVGKKHIISGLYPLTLLSGGTKKECIGKAKEIIDILAPGGNYIFTFDKVALNQVDANPENIIAVNEFVKEYAVY